The window CGGGCCTGGCTGGCCGGCCTGGCCGCCGAGCCGCGAACCACCGTGTTCTTCGAGTCCCCGCGCCGGCTCGCCGAGTGTCTGCGTGACGCGGTCGGCGAACTGGGCGGCGAGCGCAGGGCGGTGGTGTGCCGCGAACTGACCAAAGTCCACGAGGAAGTGCTGCGCGGGTCGCTGGCCGAGCTGGCCGAGTGGGCCGATGAGAAGGTGCTCGGTGAGATCACCGTTGTCCTCGACGGTGCGCGGCCGGTGGCCGACCTGCCGACGCTGGTGGCTGAGGTCGATGCGCTGGTCGCCGAGGGCCTTCGGGTCAAGGACGCCTGCGCGCAGGTCGTGGACGCCCATCCCGGCGCGCCGTCGCGGCGCGAACTCTACGATGCCGTGCTGCGTGCCCGGGACTCGTGACCCACGATCGTGGCGGCCTTGTGCAGGCACTCCTGCCATTCGGCCAGCGGGTCAGAGTCGGCGGTGATGCCGCCGCCCACGCCGAGCACCGCGCCGCCGTCGGTGTCGAACTCGACGGTGCGGATAGCCACGTTGAGTTCTGTGCCCGCAATCGGCGAGGCCATGCCGACACTGCCGCAGTACACCCCGCGCCGGTGCGGCTCCCACTGCGAGAGAAGCTTGCGGGCATGGGTTTTCGGCGTTCCGGTGACGGATGCGGGCGGAAACGCCGCAGACAGCAGCGCCGCGGTGGGCAGATCGGCCGGCACTGTCGCGCACACGGTCGACACCAGGTGCCACACCCCGGGCGCGGCGTGCACCGCCAGCAGTTCGGGAACGGTCACGGTTCCGGTGTTGGCCACCCGCCCCAGGTCGTTGCGCACCAGGTCGACGATCATGATGTTCTCGGCGACGTCCTTGACCGACGCCCGCAGTTGCGCGGGTGTGGCGTGCAATGGCAACGTGCCCTTGATCGGACTGGATGTCACCTGAGTTCCATTGCGTCGCAAGAACAATTCCGGTGACAGCGATGCGACCGCACCCCAGTCGCCGGCGAGGTAGGCCGCCCGGGCGGGGGCGGTTCGGGCCACCGCGTCGGCGAAGAAATTCACCGGTGACCCGGTGACCGCGCCGGTGAACTGGGTGCACACGCAGGCCTGGTAGCACTCGCCCGCACCGATCGCGGCCAGGCAGTCCAGCACCCCGGCCTGATGTGCTGCGAAATCCGGTTCGTTCCAGTCGATGTCGCACACACCACGCGGCGGCGGAGCGGCCAGGGCGGCGCTCACCCAGGGCTGCATGGTTGCGCCGGAGACGCTTTCGTACCACCAGCACCCGTCCGCATCCAGGCGTAACGCGCAGTCGGTCCACCCGCCGGCCGCCTCCAGGATCCGCGGCCCGCCGCCGTCGGCGGCGGCGTCGGGGTAGGACAGGTACCCGATCCACCCACCGCCGACCGCGTCGCTGCGTGCGCCCGGTGCGACGGCGAACGCGTCGGCGGGGTCGGTGGGCAGGACGGCGACGCTGGGTGCCACCACCGCGGCCGAGCCGAACCAGTCGCCGACGAACGCGGCCGGCGGCGGCAGACCCAAGCGGCCGGTGGCGCCGGCGAGCGAGCGCAGAACGTCGGCGGCGGTGCCGCCGTCGCCGAGCCGCTCGATGCGCATCGCCTAAGCCTGACGCCTGCCGCGAGCAGACGCAAAGTCGCCCGCATGAGGCCCGAATCGCGCGATTCTGCGTCTGCTCGCGGGGAGAGGAGGGGGCTCGCGGGCGGAGGAGAGCGGGTTTAGCGGCTGATCTCCCGGCGGACGGTGACCGACGCCAGCTTCTCCGGATTGCGCATCGCGTAGAAGTTGGTGATCTTGCCGTCGCTCATCTCGATCAGGAACACGCTGTCCGGCTTCTCGTCGCGGTAGACGATCATCGCCGGTGTGCTGTTGTAGGTCGCGGGCTCGATGCGGTACTCGGAGCCGGCCCGGCTCAGCAGGCCGATCAGCAGCCTGGCCACCTTCTCCGGCCCGAGCACCGGGCGCCGGGCCGCGCTGACCTTGCCGTCGCTGTCGGAGGTGAACACCACGTCGGGCGCCAGCATCGCCATCAGCCCCTCCAGATCGCCGGTGGCCGCCGCCATCAGGAACTGGGTGGTGATCTGCTCGGACTGCTGGGCGTCGACGGGTTCGAAGCGCCTGCGCCGTGCGTGCACATGCTCGCGGGCGCGGTGTGCCATCTGACGCACTGCGGTCGTGGATTTGCCTATGGCTGAGGCGATTTCGTCATGGCTGAAGCCGAACACCTCGCGCAGGACGAACACCGCGCGTTCGTCCGGGGTCAGCGTCTCGAGCACCACGAGCATCGCCATCGACACCGACTCGGCCAGCACCACGTCCGCGGCGCCGTCGTGCTCGTCGAGCAGCAGCGGCTCGGGCAGCCACGGGCCGACGTAGTCCTCCCGGCGCCGAGCCTGGGCCCGCAGCGTGTTCAGCGCCTGCCGGGTGACCAGTTGGGCCAGGTAGGCCTTGGTGTCGCGCACCTCGGCCAGGTCGACCCCGGCCCACCGCAGGTAGCTGTCCTGCAGCACGTCGTCGGCCTCCGTGGCCGAGCCCAGGATCTCGTAGGCGATCGTGAACAGCAGTGGGCGCAGCAGGGTGAATCGCTCGGCGTGCTCGTCGCTGGCGGTCATGGTGTCGACACCGCCGCACCGACGACGTGGCGGCCACCCTTGAACCAGAACACCGAACCGGGCTTGCGCGCCTCACGGCGCAGGCCGGCGATCGTGCCCTTGCACACCGCCTCCTTGAGCTTCGCGGCGGTCCAGCCCGCGATGTACAGCGGCATCGCCGTGTCGTCCTTGTGGGCGAACTGGATGATGCCCGCGCCGCGGCCCAGGCTGACGCACTGGCCGTTGAAGGCCTGGTCGAGGACGGCGGGCTGCTCGCCGGCGATGCGGGACAGCACGGTGTTAGCTGCCTGGGCGCCCAGCGGGATCGCAGCCTGGCAGCTCATCCGCAACGGCTCGCCCGACGGTGCGGCGGCGTCCCCGGCGGCCACGACGCGTCCGTCGTCGATGCTCGTCAGGGTTTCGTCGGTGAGCAGCCGGCCGATCGCGTCGGTGCGCAGCCCGGACCTCGACGCCAGATCCGGCACGCCGAACCCGGCGGTCCAGATCGTCACCAAGCTCGGCAGCCGTCGGCCGTCGTCAAGCGTGATCGCGTCGGCGGCGACCGCGGTGACGATCGAGCCGGGACCGTCGAGCATCTCGACACCGAGGCGGCCCAGCCGCTTGGCCACCGACCGGCGCCCCGGGGTGCTCAGGTACGGCCCCAAGACGGGTCCGCATACCAGGGTGACCCTTCTACCTTGCTCGGCGAGTTCGGCAGCGGTCTCGATGCCCGTCGGGCCCGCACCGACCACGCACACCGGCGCGGCGTAGTGCTGCTCGTCGAGGGCGGCGTTGAGGCGCTTGGCTTCCTCGAGATCGGCGATGGGATAAGCGAATTCGTCGACGCCGGGCGCTGTGGGGCCGCCCGAGCCGCTGCCCACCGCGTAGATCAGGTAGTCGTAGGACAGCGGCGCCCCGTTGAACAGCGCCACCTCTCGCGCGCCGGTGTCGATGCCGGTGGCCGCGTCGACCACTAACTCGATGCCCGGGCCGAGGATCTCGGCGTAGTCCACGACGGCGTCGTCGGATCCGGCGACCAGTTGGTGCAGACGGATCCGCTCGACGAACTGCGGGCGCGGGTTCACCAGGGTGATGTGGACGTCGGGCCGCAGTCGCAGATGGTTGGCCGCGATCACCCCGGCGTAGCCGCCGCCGATGACGACGACTCGGGTCGTGTGCTCAGTCATCACATCTCTCCTTTGAGGTCGTTTTGAGCCGTTCGACCTCGAGACACCCCAGATGCTCTGAATGTGACCTTACGTGCCGCAGGTCACCCTTTCCCCGCGCGAGCAGACGCAAAAGTGCCCGAACCTCGGCGTGTCGGGCGACGTTTACGTCTGCTCGGCGATCTGATAGCGCGGGAAGACCCCGGTGGGCGCGGGCAACGTCGTGCCGGGCGCGATCGATGTTGTCACGGCGGTGAAGTCGCGCTGCGACTCCGGCTGGCCGAGCAGGTCGAGTAGCGCGGCCGCCGACGCCGGCATCACCGGCTGCACCAGCAGCGCGGCCACCCGCACCACCTCCAGGCTCACGTACAGAACCGTGCGGAAGCGGTCCTGGTCGGCCTGCGCCTCGGACTTGCGCAGAACCCACGGCTCCTGGGCTGAGAAATAGCGGTTGGCCGCGCCGAGCATCAGCCAGATCGCCTCGAGCGCCTGGTGCATCGCCTGCTCGTCGAACGCCGCCCGCACCCTCGCCAACAGGCCGTCGGCAATCGCCAGCAGTTCGGCGTCCTCAGCGGTGAACTCGCCGGGGGTGGGCACCTGGGCGTCGAGGTTCTTGTTCACCATCGACAGCGACCGCTGCGCGAGATTGCCGAACTCGTTGGCGAGGTCGGCGTTGATCCGGCCGATGATGGCGTCCTCGCTGTAGCTGCCGTCCTGCCCGAACGGGATCTCTCGCAGGAAGAAGTAGCGCACCTGATCGGTGCCGAACTCGTCGACGAGGGCGATCGGGTCGATGACGTTGCCGACCGACTTGCTCATCTTC is drawn from Candidatus Mycolicibacterium alkanivorans and contains these coding sequences:
- a CDS encoding RNA polymerase sigma-70 factor; this encodes MTASDEHAERFTLLRPLLFTIAYEILGSATEADDVLQDSYLRWAGVDLAEVRDTKAYLAQLVTRQALNTLRAQARRREDYVGPWLPEPLLLDEHDGAADVVLAESVSMAMLVVLETLTPDERAVFVLREVFGFSHDEIASAIGKSTTAVRQMAHRAREHVHARRRRFEPVDAQQSEQITTQFLMAAATGDLEGLMAMLAPDVVFTSDSDGKVSAARRPVLGPEKVARLLIGLLSRAGSEYRIEPATYNSTPAMIVYRDEKPDSVFLIEMSDGKITNFYAMRNPEKLASVTVRREISR
- a CDS encoding aminodeoxychorismate synthase component I, whose amino-acid sequence is MRIERLGDGGTAADVLRSLAGATGRLGLPPPAAFVGDWFGSAAVVAPSVAVLPTDPADAFAVAPGARSDAVGGGWIGYLSYPDAAADGGGPRILEAAGGWTDCALRLDADGCWWYESVSGATMQPWVSAALAAPPPRGVCDIDWNEPDFAAHQAGVLDCLAAIGAGECYQACVCTQFTGAVTGSPVNFFADAVARTAPARAAYLAGDWGAVASLSPELFLRRNGTQVTSSPIKGTLPLHATPAQLRASVKDVAENIMIVDLVRNDLGRVANTGTVTVPELLAVHAAPGVWHLVSTVCATVPADLPTAALLSAAFPPASVTGTPKTHARKLLSQWEPHRRGVYCGSVGMASPIAGTELNVAIRTVEFDTDGGAVLGVGGGITADSDPLAEWQECLHKAATIVGHESRARSTAS
- a CDS encoding NAD(P)/FAD-dependent oxidoreductase is translated as MTEHTTRVVVIGGGYAGVIAANHLRLRPDVHITLVNPRPQFVERIRLHQLVAGSDDAVVDYAEILGPGIELVVDAATGIDTGAREVALFNGAPLSYDYLIYAVGSGSGGPTAPGVDEFAYPIADLEEAKRLNAALDEQHYAAPVCVVGAGPTGIETAAELAEQGRRVTLVCGPVLGPYLSTPGRRSVAKRLGRLGVEMLDGPGSIVTAVAADAITLDDGRRLPSLVTIWTAGFGVPDLASRSGLRTDAIGRLLTDETLTSIDDGRVVAAGDAAAPSGEPLRMSCQAAIPLGAQAANTVLSRIAGEQPAVLDQAFNGQCVSLGRGAGIIQFAHKDDTAMPLYIAGWTAAKLKEAVCKGTIAGLRREARKPGSVFWFKGGRHVVGAAVSTP